A genomic segment from Malaclemys terrapin pileata isolate rMalTer1 chromosome 1, rMalTer1.hap1, whole genome shotgun sequence encodes:
- the LOC128830275 gene encoding olfactory receptor 52R1-like gives MQETPFCLRVGHRLLCFMSDSNTTSFTNPSTFILLGIPGLEMVHLWISIPFCAMYAIAILGNSTILFIVKRETSLHVPMYYFLCMLSVTDLVLSTSTLPKMLSIFWFNSREIDFSACLTQMYFIHCFSVMESGIFVAMALDRYVAICDPLRHSTILTNHVVAKISLAVVLRSGILTLPFPFLARRWPYCTTNIIPQSYCEHIAVVKLACADIQISSYYGLFVVFSVIGLDVSFIAVSYTQILWAIFHLPTKEARLKTFGTCGSHLCVILAFYIPALFSFLTHRFGHNVPLYFHVLIANMYILVPPMLNPIIYGVRTKRIRDRLLQLFTHKGT, from the coding sequence ATGCAGGAGACACCGTTCTGCCTCAGAGTTGGACACCGTCTCCTTTGCTtcatgtcagattccaacacaaccagcttcaccaacccctccaccttcatcctacttggcattcctggcctggagatgGTGCATTTGTGGATCTCTATCCCGTTCTGTGCCATGTACGCCATAGCCATTTTGGGGAACTCCACCATACTGTTCATTGTGAAGAGGGAGACGAGCCTCCATgtgcccatgtactatttcctctgcatgctgtcTGTCACTGACTTGGTCCTGTCCACGTCCACACTGCCCAAAATGCTGAgtatcttctggttcaattccagggagatcgatttcagtgcctgtctcacccagatgtactttaTTCACTGCTTCTCAGTGATGGAGTCTGGGATCTTTGTGGCCATGGCCTTGgatcgctacgtggccatctgtgatcccctgagacattccaccatcctgacaaaccATGTGGTGGCCAAGATCAGCCTGGCCGTGGTGCTGCGCAGTGGCATACTCACACTGCCCTTTCCCTTCCTAGCGAGAAGGTGGCCATATTGTACAACCAACATTATCCCCCAATCGTATTGTGAGCACATAGccgtggtgaagctggcctgcgcCGACATCCAAATCAGTAGTTACTATGGACTCTTTGTGGTATTCTCTGTGATTGGACTAGATGTGTCTTTTATTGCCGTGTCCTACACCCAGATCCTCTGGGCTATCTTCCACCTCCCCACAAAGGAAGCTCGGCTAAAGACATTTGGGACCTGCGGCTCCCACCTCTGTGTCATCTTAGCCTTTTACATACCAGCTCTCTTCTCCTTTCTCACACACCGGTTTGGCCACAATGTGCCCCTGTATTTCCATGTTCTCATTGCCAACATGTACATCCTGGTGCCCCCTatgctaaaccccatcatctatggggtgaggaccaaaaggatccgggacaggctgctccagctctttACTCATAAAGGGACCTGA